A window of the Hordeum vulgare subsp. vulgare chromosome 5H, MorexV3_pseudomolecules_assembly, whole genome shotgun sequence genome harbors these coding sequences:
- the LOC123396725 gene encoding uncharacterized protein LOC123396725 produces the protein MDIGLGQIIGPPSGGADDQDGGALASPPPLDAAPVSDCGDGLAPCSFAMTLSLDAHLSASITSSSDGEDRISALPDTLLCNVVSHLLVKDAARTGAGSTRHPARPRRRPPPPAPSAPSASPRSASAGPARTTFLALTEWLGHLADKGVEDLTLGNRPFSFDVLVQHPVTLLRCGASLRRLYLGVWLFPFTTDLPRGPDVFPNLQELGLCHGITEERDLEYVLACNPKLETLALVSNYGYPDRVRIGSRSLRCMLLWHSLADEVAVVSAPSLQRLIIYCTHTSVADGVIKVKIGHAPQLVVLGYLDTATQQLEIGNTIIKDGVTNVCPNTVLPSVKVLALKVRFRVPKKVRTLLYFLRCFPGVETLHIMAVNMCVRDSEEAVVGGVMPSALMSSTKLTLEQQDEVAQAEANDNSFLSSNEINSTSVKLDKVDTLDARADEIACETKVKHARYLLHYLVPCLSDLNRDQMVEREIEAKIQGLELSELSVEQADCRNDERMFCDNCRTSIFDLHRSCPNCSYELCIACCKELRGNNLEGSCREELVSYPNRGINYMHGGDPSPELINCAQPDFSSCQPKTTKWCANTDGTINCAPPELGGCGDISLKLRQMFPKDWLNNLERDALQLSKQLEPSDIVSGYTHECPCCSKHENARHAATTDNSTDNCLYCPKSDNEKADDLTHFQSHWVKGEPVIVQRVLQKIPHLSWEPAQALGPAILCSARWKIHSTRIWASP, from the exons ATGGATATTGGACTTGGACAGATTAT AGGGCCGCCGAGTGGTGGCGCGGACGACCAGGACGGGGGCGCACTAGCATCGCCGCCGCCGCTGGACGCCGCTCCCGTCTCCGATTGCGGTGATGGCCTCGCCCCGTGCAGCTTCGCGATGACCTTGTCCCTCGACGCCCACCTCTccgcat CCATAACCTCCTCCTCCGACGGCGAGGACCGCATCAGCGCGCTCCCCGACACCCTCCTCTGCAACGTCGTCTCCCACCTCCTCGTCAAGGATGCCGCCCGCACCGGCGCGGGCTCTACGCGCCACCCCGCTCGCCCTCGACGACGCCCACCTCCTCCC GCCCCTTCCGCGCCGTCCGCATCGCCGAGATCCGCATCGGCGGGTCCAGCGAGGACGACTTTCCTCGCGCTCACGGAGTGGCTCGGCCACCTCGCCGACAAGGGTGTGGAGGACCTGACCCTCGGCAACCGCCCCTTCTCCTTCGACGTGCTCGTGCAGCATCCCGTGACCCTCCTCCGCTGCGGGGCCTCGCTCCGCCGCCTCTACCTCGGCGTATGGCTCTTCCCCTTCACCACCGACCTCCCGCGCGGCCCCGACGTCTTCCCCAACCTCCAGGAGCTCGGCCTCTGCCACGGCATCACGGAGGAGCGCGACCTCGAGTACGTGCTGGCCTGCAACCCCAAGCTGGAGACCCTGGCGCTCGTCTCCAACTACGGCTACCCCGACCGCGTCCGCATTGGCAGCCGCAGCCTCCGCTGCATGCTGCTCTGGCATTCCCTAGCGGACGAGGTCGCCGTCGTGTCTGCCCCAAGCCTGCAGCGCCTCATTATCTACTGCACGCACACCAGTGTGGCTGACGGGGTCATCAAGGTCAAGATAGGCCATGCTCCCCAGCTCGTCGTGCTCGGCTACTTGGACACGGCCACCCAGCAGCTTGAGATCGGCAACACCATCATCAAG GATGGGGTGACAAATGTTTGCCCGAATACAGTGCTTCCAAGCGTCAAGGTGCTAGCTCTCAAGGTCCGTTTCAGAGTGCCTAAAAAAGTCAGAACTTTGCTCTATTTCTTGAGATGCTTTCCTGGAGTAGAGACCTTACACATCATGGCTGTGAATATGTGCGTGCGTGATAGCGAAGAAGCCGTTGTTGGAGGGGTCATGCCCAGCGCCTTGA TGTCCAGCACCAAGCTCACACTTGAACAGCAGGATGAGGTGGCGCAGGCGGAAGCAAATGACAACTCCTTCCTAAGCTCCAATGAGATTAATAGCACATCTGTCAAATTAGACAAGGTAGATACATTGGATGCAAGAGCTGATGAGATTGCTTGTGAAACTAAAGTAAAACATGCTAGATATCTGTTGCACTACCTGGTGCCTTGTTTGAGTGACCTGAACAGGGATCAAATGGTTGAGAGAGAAATTGAGGCCAAAATTCAAG GATTGGAATTGTCTGAACTGAGTGTTGAACAGGCTGACTGCCGGAATGATGAGAGGATGTTCTG TGACAATTGCAGAACTTCGATCTTTGATCTGCATAGAAGCTGTCCAAACTGCTCATATGAATTATGCATTGCGTGCTGTAAGGAGCTTCGTGGAAATAATCTAGAGGGCTCTTGTCGGGAAGAGCTGGTGTCTTATCCTAATAGAGGAATCAACTATATGCATGGTGGTGATCCATCGCCAGAGTTGATAAACTGCGCACAACCAGACTTTTCCAGTTGCCAGCCTAAGACTACCAAGTGGTGTGCTAATACTGATGGGACTATAAATTGCGCCCCACCTGAACTTGGTGGTTGTGGTGATATTTCCCTTAAGTTGAGGCAGATGTTTCCAAAAGATTGGTTAAATAATCTCGAAAGGGATGCTCTACAGTTGAGTAAGCAACTTGAACCTTCTGATATTGTCAGCGGATATACACATGAATGTCCATGTTGTAGTAAACATGAAAATGCAAGGCATGCTGCCACCACAGATAATTCAACAGATAACTGCCTATACTGTCCAAAATCAGATAATGAGAAAGCAGATGATCTAACTCACTTCCAGAGTCACTGGGTGAAAGGAGAACCTGTTATTGTTCAACGGGTACTACAGAAAATACCACATTTGAGCTGGGAGCCAGCCCAAGCATTGGGACCAGCTATACTATGCTCTGCTCGCTGGAAAATACACAGCACGCGCATTTGGGCCAGCCCATGA